A window from Nevskia ramosa DSM 11499 encodes these proteins:
- a CDS encoding NAD(P)-dependent oxidoreductase, whose amino-acid sequence MSRKPIIAFIGLGNMGIPMARNLVAAGYAVTVWNRTPLTDADLAQHGFVTAATPAEAAAQSGGMVITMVADDAALDAVTLGEQGLLAGLPRGGLHISMSTVSVQIAQAMARAHVASGCRYLAAPVFGRPEAAAAAKLSIVAAGEAADVAQAEPLFNAMGQAHFHVGPNPEQANTVKLAGNFLLMAMLEALGEAFALTAKAGVPARQVLDIVNGALMRSPVYENYGNIAINERFDPPGFKLRLGLKDANLVLAAANAAGVPMPAASLVHDRILGGVARGAGDLDWSVITRLVAEDAGLNHG is encoded by the coding sequence ATGAGCAGAAAACCGATCATCGCTTTCATCGGCCTCGGCAACATGGGCATCCCGATGGCGCGCAACCTGGTCGCGGCGGGTTATGCCGTGACCGTCTGGAATCGCACGCCGCTGACCGATGCCGACCTCGCCCAACATGGCTTCGTGACTGCGGCGACACCGGCGGAAGCGGCGGCGCAGAGCGGCGGCATGGTCATCACGATGGTTGCCGACGATGCCGCGCTGGACGCCGTGACCCTGGGCGAGCAGGGCTTGCTCGCCGGCTTGCCGCGAGGCGGGCTGCACATCTCGATGAGCACGGTCAGCGTGCAGATCGCGCAGGCGATGGCGCGTGCGCATGTCGCATCTGGCTGCCGCTATCTGGCGGCGCCGGTGTTCGGTCGGCCGGAGGCGGCGGCCGCGGCGAAGCTGTCGATCGTCGCCGCCGGTGAGGCGGCGGACGTGGCGCAGGCGGAACCTCTGTTCAATGCGATGGGGCAGGCGCATTTCCATGTCGGGCCGAATCCCGAGCAGGCGAACACGGTGAAGCTGGCCGGCAATTTCCTGTTGATGGCGATGCTCGAAGCGCTCGGTGAAGCCTTCGCGCTCACCGCCAAGGCCGGCGTGCCGGCGCGGCAGGTGCTGGACATCGTCAACGGCGCGCTGATGCGTTCACCGGTCTACGAGAACTACGGAAACATCGCGATCAACGAGCGCTTCGACCCGCCAGGCTTCAAGCTGCGGCTGGGCCTGAAGGACGCCAATCTGGTGCTGGCCGCAGCCAATGCCGCCGGTGTGCCGATGCCGGCCGCAAGCCTGGTGCATGACCGCATCCTGGGCGGTGTGGCGCGTGGTGCGGGCGACCTGGATTGGTCGGTGATTACCCGGCTGGTGGCCGAGGATGCCGGGCTGAACCACGGCTAG
- a CDS encoding LysR family transcriptional regulator, whose product MLSEDELALLEAIRDSGSLSRAAAKLGKAPSTVSHAARQLEERFDALLFDRRRYRLELTPAGALLASEATRLMQDVSRLTQRVRQVAGGWEDRLRIVTDEVLEFATLLPVIADFDALKSGVSLRITHEVLGGTWDALRDGRADLVIGATNEPPLIPKLRWQELGRMDWVFAVSPKHPLAKARQPVEREAIAACRAIVVADSSRRPDARSYGLLGGQPVLAVPSMRAKIAAQRAGLGIGWLPRERVAGLLAGDELIELNIADPREPNTLYVAWRGDHDGRALNWWVEQLKQPRLAAALVSGRDFQG is encoded by the coding sequence ATGTTGTCCGAGGACGAGCTGGCACTGCTCGAAGCGATTCGCGACAGCGGCAGCCTGTCGCGCGCCGCGGCCAAGCTCGGCAAGGCGCCGAGCACCGTGTCGCACGCGGCGCGGCAACTCGAAGAACGCTTCGACGCCCTGCTGTTCGACCGCCGCCGTTATCGCCTGGAACTGACGCCGGCCGGCGCGCTGCTGGCCAGCGAAGCCACACGGCTGATGCAGGACGTGTCCCGCCTCACTCAGCGGGTCAGGCAGGTGGCCGGCGGCTGGGAAGATCGGTTGCGGATCGTCACCGATGAAGTGCTGGAGTTCGCGACCCTGCTGCCGGTGATCGCGGACTTCGATGCGCTCAAATCCGGCGTCAGCCTGCGCATCACTCATGAAGTGCTTGGCGGCACCTGGGACGCGCTGCGCGACGGCCGCGCAGATCTGGTCATCGGCGCCACCAACGAGCCGCCGCTGATCCCGAAGCTGCGCTGGCAGGAACTCGGCCGCATGGACTGGGTGTTCGCGGTGTCGCCGAAGCATCCGCTGGCCAAGGCACGGCAGCCGGTGGAACGGGAAGCGATCGCCGCCTGCCGCGCAATCGTGGTCGCCGATTCCTCACGCCGGCCGGACGCCCGCAGCTACGGCCTGCTCGGCGGCCAGCCGGTACTCGCGGTGCCGAGCATGCGCGCCAAGATCGCCGCCCAGCGCGCCGGCCTCGGTATCGGCTGGCTGCCGCGCGAACGAGTCGCCGGTTTGCTGGCAGGTGACGAACTGATCGAACTGAACATCGCCGATCCGCGAGAACCGAACACGCTCTATGTCGCCTGGCGTGGCGATCACGATGGCCGGGCGCTGAACTGGTGGGTGGAACAGCTGAAGCAGCCAAGGCTGGCCGCGGCCCTGGTCAGCGGCCGGGATTTTCAGGGCTGA
- a CDS encoding SDR family oxidoreductase → MSRFDGKTVLVTGGNSGIGLATAKAFAAEGAKVLITGRDEAALKQAVADIGHGALAIRHDAGDLPQTQALAKAITAQGVFIDAIFINAGMANFASYETAGEDLWDRTFNTNVKGPYFTVQALLPRLNRGASIVLNGSINAHIGMPNASIYAASKAALISLAKNLSAELLPRGVRVNVVSPGPVHTPLYGKLGLDTAALEATAAQIQSQIPLGRFGTPEEIASTVLHLAAAESAFIVGTEIIVDGGMSQL, encoded by the coding sequence ATGAGCAGATTCGACGGCAAAACGGTGCTGGTCACCGGCGGCAACAGCGGCATCGGCCTGGCAACGGCGAAAGCCTTTGCCGCGGAAGGCGCGAAGGTGCTGATCACCGGACGCGACGAAGCGGCGCTGAAACAGGCCGTCGCCGACATCGGCCACGGCGCGCTGGCCATCCGCCACGATGCCGGCGATCTGCCGCAGACCCAGGCGCTGGCCAAAGCGATCACCGCCCAGGGGGTGTTTATCGATGCGATCTTCATCAACGCCGGCATGGCCAACTTCGCGTCGTACGAAACCGCTGGCGAAGACCTCTGGGACCGCACCTTCAACACCAATGTCAAAGGCCCGTACTTCACCGTGCAGGCCTTGCTGCCACGCTTGAACCGCGGTGCTTCGATCGTGCTGAACGGCTCGATCAACGCCCACATCGGCATGCCAAATGCCTCGATCTATGCGGCGAGCAAGGCGGCGCTGATCTCGCTGGCCAAGAACTTGTCGGCGGAACTGCTGCCGCGTGGCGTCCGGGTGAATGTGGTCAGTCCGGGGCCGGTGCATACGCCGCTGTACGGCAAGCTCGGCCTCGATACCGCCGCGCTGGAAGCGACGGCCGCGCAGATCCAGAGCCAGATTCCGCTTGGCCGCTTCGGCACGCCGGAGGAAATCGCCTCGACGGTGCTGCATCTGGCGGCGGCGGAATCGGCGTTCATCGTCGGCACCGAGATCATCGTCGATGGCGGCATGAGTCAGCTGTGA
- a CDS encoding malate dehydrogenase has protein sequence MKKPVKVAITGAAGQIAYSLIFRVASGSMLGPDQPVILQLLEVPVPEVLEKLKGTIMEVEDCAFPLVHSIELHSDPMTAFEGTDYALLVGARPRGPGMERKDLLTANGGIFGPQGTALAAKASKNVKVLVVGNPANTNALIAATAAAKGGLDPKQIHAMVRLDHNRAVSQLSSKTGVHGNDIDQVIIWGNHSSTQYPDISHCTIGGKKATSLVDQAWCEKDFIPVVQQRGAAIIKARGLSSAASAASAAVDHMHDWALGSNGKWVSMGVPSDGSYGIKPGIVYGYPCICKDGGYEIVQGLSVDDFSRGKMTITENELREERAAVEELLK, from the coding sequence ATGAAGAAGCCCGTCAAGGTCGCCATTACCGGCGCCGCCGGCCAGATTGCCTACTCGCTGATTTTCCGTGTCGCCTCCGGTTCGATGCTCGGTCCGGACCAGCCGGTCATCCTGCAGTTGCTCGAAGTGCCGGTGCCGGAAGTGCTCGAGAAGCTGAAGGGCACGATCATGGAAGTCGAGGATTGCGCGTTCCCGCTGGTCCATTCGATCGAGCTGCACTCGGACCCGATGACCGCCTTCGAAGGCACCGACTACGCGCTGCTGGTTGGCGCCCGTCCGCGTGGCCCGGGCATGGAGCGCAAGGATCTGCTGACCGCCAACGGCGGCATCTTCGGCCCGCAGGGCACCGCACTGGCCGCCAAGGCCTCGAAGAACGTCAAGGTGCTGGTTGTCGGCAACCCGGCAAACACCAATGCGCTGATCGCCGCGACCGCCGCCGCCAAGGGCGGCCTCGATCCCAAGCAGATCCACGCCATGGTCCGCCTCGACCACAACCGCGCCGTGTCGCAGCTGTCGTCGAAGACCGGCGTTCATGGCAATGACATCGATCAGGTGATCATCTGGGGCAACCACAGCTCGACCCAGTACCCGGACATCAGCCACTGCACCATCGGCGGCAAGAAGGCGACCAGCCTGGTCGATCAGGCCTGGTGCGAGAAGGACTTCATCCCGGTCGTGCAGCAGCGCGGCGCGGCGATCATCAAGGCCCGTGGCCTGTCGTCGGCTGCCTCAGCCGCATCGGCTGCCGTCGACCACATGCACGACTGGGCGCTGGGCTCGAATGGCAAGTGGGTGTCGATGGGCGTGCCGTCGGACGGCAGCTACGGCATCAAGCCGGGCATCGTTTACGGCTATCCGTGCATCTGCAAGGACGGCGGTTATGAGATCGTCCAGGGCCTGAGCGTGGATGACTTTTCGCGCGGCAAGATGACCATCACCGAAAACGAGCTGCGTGAAGAACGCGCCGCCGTCGAAGAGCTGCTGAAGTAA